A genomic segment from Candidatus Viadribacter manganicus encodes:
- a CDS encoding surface-adhesin E family protein has protein sequence MYRLILAVFCVCAVATSPALAIDPEQPPAETVRAAPIPAPQPQASSTPRQSTPRPTPRTVTPASAGPWLLALTDTAAFFADQTDIVWSSHDNVRGWVTMVYATPQASVKYAVALHEFNCRAQTHRTLAGNFYDVGGQVLNDVGSTDFEFVIPGSALDGVMEHACSDFAGWGVNESLASRVPEGMNVVRAADNLFARRR, from the coding sequence ATGTACCGGCTGATCTTGGCGGTGTTTTGCGTGTGTGCCGTGGCAACGTCGCCGGCGCTTGCCATTGATCCAGAACAGCCGCCTGCGGAGACGGTTCGAGCGGCCCCAATTCCTGCCCCCCAACCACAGGCATCATCCACGCCTAGGCAGTCAACGCCACGACCGACGCCTCGCACAGTGACACCTGCAAGCGCAGGGCCGTGGCTACTAGCGCTCACAGACACCGCGGCATTCTTCGCAGACCAAACGGACATCGTCTGGTCATCACACGACAACGTTCGTGGTTGGGTCACAATGGTTTACGCAACGCCGCAAGCGAGCGTGAAGTATGCTGTTGCGCTCCACGAGTTTAATTGTCGCGCGCAAACGCATCGTACCTTGGCAGGCAACTTCTACGACGTCGGCGGGCAAGTGCTCAACGATGTGGGCTCTACTGATTTTGAGTTCGTCATCCCAGGGTCTGCGTTGGATGGTGTGATGGAACATGCTTGTTCAGATTTTGCGGGTTGGGGCGTTAATGAGTCTCTTGCGTCGCGAGTGCCTGAGGGGATGAACGTTGTGCGAGCGGCGGATAATTTGTTCGCCAGGAGACGCTGA
- a CDS encoding TIR domain-containing protein codes for MADKGVDPQFAYWKPGSEERYIRIFMSHRWGQDRELYEQVLAKLRSQGHCIDDVSLNERQQIAGPRGGDVPDLNVQAEVAARIFTADIVIVASRPGITRSEWVMWELRVAAIGYAVPILFLDFDNQQRRAAIVTEIAGLGLQHDVCQPVVTEIVPRVIKLVGGRPKWGMRLQEADPNLRFRGPPLLSAINKKLPYRAALPDISAS; via the coding sequence ATGGCGGACAAAGGCGTGGACCCGCAATTCGCGTATTGGAAGCCAGGGTCAGAAGAGCGTTACATTCGCATATTCATGAGCCATCGCTGGGGGCAAGACCGCGAGCTATACGAGCAGGTTCTAGCTAAGCTTCGCAGCCAAGGTCACTGCATCGATGATGTCTCTCTGAACGAGCGGCAGCAGATTGCTGGGCCTCGTGGTGGTGATGTGCCCGACCTCAATGTTCAAGCCGAGGTGGCGGCGAGGATATTCACGGCGGACATTGTGATTGTCGCCAGCAGACCGGGGATAACCCGTTCCGAATGGGTGATGTGGGAGCTCCGCGTCGCCGCAATCGGGTACGCAGTTCCAATCTTGTTTTTGGACTTTGATAATCAACAGCGACGCGCTGCCATTGTAACCGAAATCGCCGGGTTGGGATTACAGCATGATGTATGTCAGCCCGTAGTCACGGAGATTGTCCCGCGCGTGATCAAGCTTGTAGGCGGCCGGCCCAAGTGGGGCATGCGTCTTCAAGAGGCGGATCCCAATCTCCGTTTTCGCGGTCCCCCTTTGCTGAGCGCAATAAATAAGAAACTTCCTTATCGGGCTGCACTTCCGGATATCTCCGCGAGTTAA
- a CDS encoding TIR domain-containing protein: MVETEAATNPSERLKVFVSYSRTDLDFADQLVLALEDKGFEALVDRHDIDAAEKWKDRLGTLIASCDTVVFVLSEKSAGSPICAWEVEEAALLGKRIIPVVPHDPAGVAPPPQLGELNYIHFFRHPNVPGSGFYDGVQKLDRALRVNLGWLRRQTAYAERADEWRAQTGAARRPEDHLLRASALEEAEAWLASAPKNATVSPLVREYIVASQEAETRRKAETAANIAERERALKTARIATLIGGGVAFALIVLAVGLSAMAVTASREAGRNRAAVFAGEAEARMGQAKYAEAMLMALGGDPAGARNQIATLDFSGAGYPAASSALALAMTQNRFVRLFPDYSQGDGIEAVFSPDDTKILTYPEGNGDSASDEARIFTIEGRELGRLALGEAFDVATVPGPGWRILVASRTGVRLWDVEARRQLGVLSTTYTHSVTVSADGRRALTFGDDSMEVWDIQTSVLVRSFPGAVWTGGELSGDGSQILMSTPQEATLRNVDTGQITDTIATYSTNALALSSGGERVLVASIERRRVFLGDRNSTPRTFTAEVEDAHFLGDGRVLLGLFSSGRVALWTPQSGASEEFSVAAVSAWPLVVSHNGRHALAHGSQGLLLLNLEPRAPDVIDPRARRIDYGWSSDNGRNYGSAVFSGDGARLWVRSAEGSRVQNAETGALAYALEGTTLAAFSADGRRIVTLSGERTIVLRDAADGRQLNSVQVPDQVTTLAFAGDDVLIGSQFVRSWRPVTGRLEQLLNSETYVRSMAFQPERNLLLAGTDAGAQLWDLRSRNRLHLLAPGAEIGAVALSRDGRLAATADHSWDSWTPTEGRTWKIVLWDLASGRRLQVFGLPPAGIYPPRPVSLAISGDRLMAGMSNGAALSFALHPIVWEDAPTRVRMACATLRALGMTEYTVEDLQRFPILQNEARNPCSAVH; this comes from the coding sequence ATGGTCGAGACCGAAGCCGCCACGAACCCGAGCGAACGCCTCAAGGTGTTCGTATCATATTCGCGCACCGACCTCGATTTCGCCGACCAACTCGTGCTCGCGCTGGAAGACAAGGGCTTCGAGGCCCTCGTCGATCGCCATGACATCGACGCCGCCGAGAAATGGAAAGATCGCCTCGGTACGCTAATCGCCTCGTGTGACACCGTCGTGTTCGTGCTGTCGGAGAAATCGGCCGGCTCTCCCATCTGCGCCTGGGAAGTGGAAGAGGCCGCGCTGCTCGGCAAGCGCATCATCCCCGTCGTGCCGCACGATCCCGCTGGGGTCGCGCCGCCGCCGCAATTGGGCGAACTCAACTACATCCATTTCTTTAGGCACCCGAACGTGCCGGGTTCGGGCTTTTATGACGGCGTCCAAAAACTCGATCGCGCGCTGCGCGTCAATCTTGGCTGGTTGCGCCGTCAAACGGCCTATGCTGAGCGCGCCGACGAATGGCGCGCGCAAACTGGCGCCGCACGGCGGCCTGAAGATCACTTGCTGCGTGCGAGCGCACTTGAGGAAGCGGAAGCTTGGCTTGCAAGCGCTCCAAAAAACGCAACGGTGTCGCCGCTCGTGCGTGAGTATATTGTCGCATCGCAAGAAGCTGAGACGCGTCGCAAGGCCGAGACTGCCGCCAACATTGCCGAACGTGAGCGCGCCCTGAAGACCGCGCGGATAGCGACGCTGATCGGCGGCGGCGTCGCCTTTGCGCTGATCGTTCTCGCGGTCGGCCTGTCCGCAATGGCGGTGACCGCTTCGCGTGAAGCCGGCCGGAACCGCGCCGCTGTGTTCGCCGGCGAAGCTGAAGCACGCATGGGCCAAGCAAAATATGCCGAAGCCATGTTGATGGCGTTGGGCGGGGATCCCGCTGGCGCGCGCAACCAGATCGCGACGCTCGATTTTTCCGGCGCCGGCTATCCGGCGGCCAGCTCGGCGCTGGCGCTGGCCATGACCCAGAATCGCTTCGTGCGGCTCTTTCCGGACTATTCGCAAGGCGACGGCATCGAGGCAGTGTTCTCGCCAGATGATACAAAAATTCTCACCTACCCGGAGGGCAACGGCGACAGCGCCAGTGACGAAGCGCGTATTTTCACGATCGAGGGCCGCGAACTGGGCCGCCTCGCTTTGGGAGAGGCTTTCGATGTCGCCACCGTGCCGGGGCCGGGCTGGCGCATTTTGGTCGCGTCGCGGACGGGCGTGCGTTTGTGGGACGTCGAGGCGCGGCGACAACTCGGCGTGTTGTCGACCACCTATACCCATTCAGTGACTGTTTCTGCCGACGGCCGCCGCGCTCTCACATTTGGCGATGACTCGATGGAGGTCTGGGATATTCAAACCTCGGTGTTGGTGAGATCCTTTCCCGGTGCAGTTTGGACCGGAGGCGAACTCTCCGGCGACGGCAGCCAGATTTTGATGTCGACACCGCAAGAAGCGACTCTACGAAATGTCGATACGGGCCAGATCACAGACACGATAGCGACTTACTCCACCAATGCCTTGGCGCTGTCTTCTGGTGGCGAGCGAGTGCTTGTCGCCAGCATTGAACGAAGAAGAGTGTTTCTAGGGGACCGCAATTCTACGCCGCGCACCTTCACCGCGGAAGTCGAAGACGCGCACTTTTTAGGCGACGGGCGTGTTTTGCTCGGCCTTTTTAGCAGCGGCAGGGTCGCGCTGTGGACGCCCCAGTCGGGTGCGAGTGAAGAGTTCAGCGTCGCCGCCGTAAGCGCCTGGCCACTCGTGGTGTCTCACAATGGACGCCATGCGCTCGCGCATGGAAGTCAAGGTTTGCTTCTGTTGAACCTTGAGCCCAGAGCGCCCGACGTTATTGATCCGCGCGCACGACGCATTGACTACGGTTGGAGCAGTGATAACGGCCGCAATTATGGAAGCGCTGTTTTCTCCGGCGATGGCGCTCGCTTGTGGGTTAGAAGCGCTGAGGGCTCCAGGGTGCAAAACGCCGAAACCGGCGCGCTTGCCTATGCCCTCGAAGGAACGACCCTCGCTGCCTTTTCCGCTGACGGTCGCAGGATAGTGACGTTATCCGGGGAGCGCACGATCGTTCTGAGGGACGCCGCAGACGGACGGCAACTGAATTCCGTACAAGTCCCAGACCAGGTCACTACGCTCGCATTCGCGGGAGATGATGTTCTCATCGGCTCGCAGTTTGTGCGATCGTGGCGTCCGGTCACAGGCCGGCTAGAACAATTGCTCAACAGCGAAACCTACGTGCGTTCGATGGCGTTCCAGCCTGAGCGTAATCTTCTGCTCGCTGGCACGGACGCCGGCGCTCAACTGTGGGATCTTCGCTCACGCAATCGGCTGCACCTTCTTGCACCCGGTGCGGAAATAGGTGCGGTCGCGCTCTCAAGGGACGGACGATTGGCCGCGACGGCAGACCATTCTTGGGACTCATGGACACCTACTGAAGGCCGCACCTGGAAAATCGTGTTGTGGGATTTGGCGAGCGGTCGTCGACTTCAAGTGTTTGGGCTGCCGCCAGCCGGCATATATCCGCCGAGGCCGGTCTCCCTCGCAATCTCGGGGGATCGCCTAATGGCGGGAATGTCGAATGGGGCCGCTCTGTCTTTCGCTCTTCATCCAATCGTGTGGGAGGATGCGCCGACGCGGGTCCGTATGGCCTGCGCCACTTTGCGCGCTCTTGGCATGACTGAGTACACGGTGGAGGATTTGCAGCGTTTTCCCATCCTACAAAACGAGGCGCGCAATCCCTGTTCTGCCGTGCACTAA
- a CDS encoding N-acetylmuramidase domain-containing protein, with translation MSFWDSVFRAVFGTRGSTRPTSPPPPPPPRSPPRTPPAPPPVTPPAPPPVAPPPPVTPPAPPPVTPPAPPPVAPPAPPPEPPPAPPPPPPEPPPVTGPPAGFTLDALRAQDAARVSDAEIGGLAQRFGADANVVKAILRVESAGPGFSGGKILISYEPFAFSELTGHRFDASNPGVSSSSSRAPVGGNQAARWAKVAEAYALDPAAALGATSWGVFQLPGRYFATAGYASVFAFVDDMSKSEARQLAAFEAYVSRAGLADELQRRDWATFAGEYEGGPNAASYAAALAAAYAALPPTSDDGYITSLKAQNNAALTRADYEAAAAALGCEVEAVQAVVEVESGRLGAYGADGRPIILFEPHIFSRRTNRMYDASHPTISYPTWDASKYPRSQDDRWNQLKAAYALDPQNAVASASYGLFQIMGFNHAACGFADPKSFVTDMAKTQAQQLKAFTAFVRANNLADELVRKDWEGFARGYNGSGQVERYGGLMRDAYNRLKGVA, from the coding sequence ATGAGCTTCTGGGACTCAGTTTTCCGCGCCGTTTTCGGCACTCGCGGCAGCACGCGTCCCACATCTCCGCCGCCACCACCTCCGCCGCGTTCACCGCCGCGCACGCCGCCAGCGCCGCCTCCAGTGACGCCGCCCGCGCCCCCGCCGGTGGCTCCACCACCACCTGTCACGCCGCCAGCGCCGCCGCCGGTGACGCCACCGGCGCCGCCGCCAGTCGCTCCGCCCGCACCGCCACCAGAGCCACCTCCGGCGCCGCCACCTCCGCCTCCGGAGCCGCCGCCTGTCACAGGTCCACCAGCAGGCTTCACGCTTGATGCGTTGCGCGCTCAAGATGCAGCGCGCGTTTCTGATGCTGAGATCGGCGGCCTCGCACAGCGCTTTGGCGCGGATGCGAACGTCGTGAAAGCGATCCTGCGCGTCGAAAGTGCAGGCCCGGGCTTTTCAGGCGGAAAGATCCTGATTTCCTATGAGCCGTTCGCGTTTAGCGAGCTGACGGGTCATCGTTTCGACGCCTCCAATCCAGGCGTCTCAAGCAGTTCCAGCCGCGCGCCAGTCGGGGGCAATCAAGCCGCGCGTTGGGCCAAGGTGGCTGAGGCGTATGCGCTTGATCCTGCCGCTGCGCTTGGCGCCACGAGCTGGGGCGTTTTCCAGCTTCCGGGCCGCTATTTCGCGACGGCTGGCTATGCGAGCGTGTTTGCGTTCGTCGATGACATGTCCAAGTCGGAAGCGCGCCAGCTCGCTGCGTTCGAAGCTTATGTCAGCCGCGCAGGGCTCGCCGACGAGCTGCAACGCCGTGATTGGGCGACATTCGCCGGTGAATACGAGGGCGGACCAAACGCAGCGAGTTACGCTGCCGCGCTCGCCGCCGCTTACGCCGCGCTGCCGCCCACGAGCGACGATGGCTACATCACATCGCTGAAGGCTCAGAACAACGCTGCCCTCACGCGCGCTGACTACGAGGCCGCAGCCGCCGCGCTCGGTTGCGAGGTGGAAGCCGTGCAGGCCGTGGTGGAAGTCGAAAGCGGCCGTTTGGGCGCTTACGGCGCCGACGGGCGCCCGATCATTCTGTTCGAGCCGCACATTTTCTCGCGCCGCACCAATCGCATGTACGACGCGAGCCACCCGACGATTTCGTATCCAACTTGGGATGCCTCGAAGTATCCGCGCTCGCAGGACGATCGCTGGAACCAGCTGAAAGCTGCCTACGCGCTTGATCCGCAAAATGCGGTGGCGTCGGCCAGCTATGGTCTCTTCCAGATCATGGGTTTCAACCACGCCGCGTGCGGTTTTGCCGATCCCAAGTCGTTCGTAACCGACATGGCCAAAACGCAGGCCCAGCAGCTGAAAGCCTTCACCGCGTTCGTGCGCGCCAACAACTTGGCCGACGAACTGGTTCGCAAGGACTGGGAAGGTTTCGCGCGAGGTTACAACGGCTCGGGCCAAGTCGAGCGCTATGGCGGACTTATGCGCGACGCCTACAATCGTCTGAAGGGTGTAGCCTAA
- a CDS encoding surface-adhesin E family protein — MWVVPVSYAIDPTAARSEQAEERVRATAEPAATRRQPAERPVTREEIVTPPVDGYWQVTGNDAIAVFADQTTVRRDRELTRMWTVWVNRDIASAGDRYSQVLMEFECRGRSARLAQISTYSAMGESLVSENGTEGFSVPVPGTIFYHLTEAGCSDFREWPTRLAAARLQGVSDLVSWSDTYLFQQSPTTLQQGNAPQASRIGSALHRELTARVSGYLDITNNQLPRGRTVAPGGQDHVAALQPGGEVTIDVSMQQGVTYYAIGACDDDCKGLILEVLDATRHVVARDARNADFPRVRYTPSVSGAYQVRVILESCGLAPCYVGGRILQ, encoded by the coding sequence ATGTGGGTCGTGCCGGTGTCATATGCGATCGATCCGACTGCTGCACGGAGCGAACAGGCTGAAGAGCGCGTCAGGGCAACTGCTGAACCGGCTGCAACGAGGCGTCAGCCGGCCGAGAGGCCGGTGACTCGCGAAGAGATAGTTACGCCGCCGGTTGACGGATACTGGCAAGTCACGGGCAATGACGCGATTGCGGTTTTTGCAGATCAAACGACGGTTCGTCGGGACCGCGAACTTACCAGGATGTGGACGGTGTGGGTGAACCGCGACATCGCCAGTGCGGGTGACCGCTACTCCCAAGTGCTTATGGAATTCGAATGTCGCGGGCGATCGGCTCGTTTGGCACAAATCAGCACGTATTCGGCAATGGGTGAGAGTCTGGTCAGTGAGAATGGTACGGAGGGCTTTTCGGTGCCAGTGCCGGGGACGATCTTCTACCACCTCACAGAAGCCGGATGTTCGGACTTTCGTGAATGGCCTACGCGCTTGGCCGCAGCGCGCCTTCAAGGTGTTAGTGACTTGGTCAGCTGGTCTGACACTTATCTGTTTCAGCAATCGCCAACGACACTCCAGCAAGGCAACGCACCACAAGCGTCGCGCATCGGCTCTGCACTACATAGGGAGCTAACGGCGAGGGTGAGCGGATATCTTGATATAACAAACAATCAACTCCCTCGTGGGCGCACCGTCGCTCCGGGAGGACAGGACCATGTTGCGGCGTTGCAGCCTGGGGGTGAAGTTACGATCGACGTCTCCATGCAACAAGGAGTTACCTACTACGCCATTGGTGCTTGCGACGATGATTGCAAGGGTTTGATATTAGAGGTTCTTGATGCCACACGCCATGTCGTCGCCCGCGATGCGCGCAACGCAGACTTCCCCCGTGTGCGATATACGCCGTCGGTGAGCGGCGCATACCAAGTCAGAGTGATTTTGGAATCCTGCGGACTTGCCCCGTGTTACGTGGGCGGCAGAATTCTGCAATAG
- a CDS encoding S1C family serine protease, which yields MRFIVVLLLFFAASCSPVAQNSSGTQQERAFSLPAAAASTLRVVVTNGAGRRAGVSSGSGVAVAPNMVLTNYHVVAPFFDSDDGAVFVLDNSAGFPRSMNAVIAVDARLDLALLYVRGITSTPATLALSPPRQLESVTALGFPAAADEIFGRVRESVSATSGQVTAVDLGPVGAFGPIELILHTATVNPGNSGGPLFNACGEIVGINTLRADPGETSNAFVASAVTEIASFLESYGVQPAVSDVVCSAQAGSVNAQSCEYDGAPLTAAIESRSLQSLEPLLAGIPETCGATLNQAWLARRSIAHDAVTMFLAMGGTWRLPDQRCSERISLDLSGSAVWGAAGERAQFERFISAVDGAVTTQTVFPEEEHPSTYRYSLSGDRLKIENLSSNTTWEMERCTG from the coding sequence ATGCGATTTATTGTTGTTCTTCTCCTGTTTTTTGCTGCGTCGTGCTCGCCCGTGGCGCAGAACAGTTCAGGCACCCAGCAAGAGCGAGCGTTCTCTCTTCCAGCCGCGGCAGCCTCGACTTTGCGAGTAGTTGTCACCAATGGAGCAGGGCGCCGGGCCGGCGTGTCATCGGGATCAGGCGTTGCGGTTGCGCCGAATATGGTTCTGACAAATTATCATGTCGTCGCGCCGTTCTTCGATAGCGACGACGGCGCAGTTTTTGTCTTGGACAACTCTGCGGGCTTTCCTCGCTCAATGAACGCGGTCATTGCGGTCGATGCGAGGTTGGACTTGGCGCTGCTCTACGTTCGGGGGATCACATCGACGCCGGCGACGTTAGCGCTATCACCGCCGCGCCAACTCGAAAGTGTGACTGCCCTGGGATTTCCCGCAGCGGCTGATGAGATATTTGGGCGAGTTAGGGAGTCCGTGTCCGCGACGAGTGGGCAAGTTACAGCCGTCGATTTGGGACCAGTCGGAGCTTTCGGACCGATAGAATTGATCTTGCATACAGCGACGGTGAACCCAGGAAACTCGGGCGGCCCACTGTTCAACGCGTGTGGTGAAATCGTTGGGATCAATACTCTGAGAGCCGATCCCGGCGAAACGTCGAACGCTTTCGTCGCGTCGGCTGTGACGGAGATTGCTTCATTTCTTGAGTCGTATGGTGTGCAGCCCGCTGTGTCAGACGTGGTTTGTTCGGCCCAGGCCGGCTCTGTGAATGCGCAATCTTGTGAATATGACGGCGCGCCGCTCACTGCGGCAATTGAGAGTCGAAGTTTGCAATCTTTGGAGCCACTGCTCGCAGGAATCCCTGAGACATGCGGTGCCACCCTGAATCAAGCTTGGCTCGCGCGCCGCAGCATTGCCCATGACGCTGTGACGATGTTTCTGGCGATGGGCGGGACTTGGCGTCTACCTGATCAACGCTGCTCGGAGCGCATTTCGCTCGATTTAAGCGGATCTGCAGTTTGGGGGGCGGCAGGCGAACGCGCGCAGTTTGAACGGTTTATCTCGGCAGTGGACGGCGCTGTGACGACTCAAACTGTATTTCCGGAAGAAGAGCACCCGTCGACATACCGATACTCATTGTCGGGTGATCGTCTGAAGATCGAGAACCTTTCAAGCAACACAACTTGGGAGATGGAAAGATGTACCGGCTGA